Proteins from a genomic interval of Zingiber officinale cultivar Zhangliang chromosome 2A, Zo_v1.1, whole genome shotgun sequence:
- the LOC122044156 gene encoding GABA transporter 1-like: MALNMDGNQSHAHAASQLDAGALFVLKSKGPGWGRFYIASLQFSVCFGAVIGTTLLGGQSMKSLYLVEKPGGTMKLYEFVIIFGVLMLVLAQVPSFHSLRHINLVSLLLCLAYGACATAGSIHAGNSSDVPPRDYSLPSKDVDRVFRAFDAISIMATTYGNGIIPEIQSATAEIQPTAAPLVTGKMFNGLCLCYAIMISTFFSVAISQSVILSNFVQQDGSTLVPR; this comes from the exons ATGGCACTCAATATGGACGGCAACCAAAGCCATGCTCATGCTGCCTCCCAACTGGATGCAGGGGCTCTCTTCGTTCTCAAGTCCAAAG GGCCAGGATGGGGCCGTTTCTACATTGCTTCACTTCAATTCTCAGTCTGCTTCGGGGCAGTCATTGGCACAACACTACTTGGAGGACAGAGCATGAAG TCTCTGTACCTGGTGGAAAAGCCAGGAGGCACGATGAAACTATATGAATTTGTGATCATCTTTGGAGTTTTGATGCTGGTCCTGGCTCAAGTCCCTTCGTTCCACAGCTTGAGGCACATCAACCTCGTCTCTTTACTTCTTTGCTTGGCCTACGGTGCCTGTGCCACTGCAGGCTCCATCCATGCAGGGA ACTCCTCTGACGTGCCGCCGAGAGACTACTCGCTTCCCAGCAAAGATGTAGACCGCGTGTTCAGAGCATTCGACGCCATTTCCATCATGGCCACCACCTACGGCAACGGCATCATTCCAGAGATACA ATCCGCCACTGCAGAGATACAACCAACAGCTGCTCCTCTTGTTACGGGGAAGATGTTCAATGGCCTCTGTCTCTGCTATGCCATCATGATCTCAACATTCTTCAGCGTCGCGATATCCCAGAGCGTCATCCTCTCCAACTTTGTCCAGCAGGATGGTTCCACCCTGGTTCCTAGGTGA